A genomic stretch from Aedes albopictus strain Foshan chromosome 2, AalbF5, whole genome shotgun sequence includes:
- the LOC109419057 gene encoding uncharacterized protein LOC109419057, with product MMKINNFPEEILEVIFSHLPLKDRKNVSLVRRDWARLAFSRPCLESTELNIDGSKAADVSPLEHSQRKYRFVCFRMDCSSLENRQLEGIRSVLCKFSCTIMRLRFVWDTMDVPFDLRLLLHLIEFTPSLRELIVEDSTNQYDEQNVDPSVEIQSFHNLEKLTIPNCVMDNIQFDVARLAPNVKHVSLSTTGRHLWTALHLVGAQIRSMSLKTETKGVFRQLWAIEPYSLEKLHLHRLCSDLMEPSDLKLNDVVVFFSQCRVLTVLGLELQVPCSVIQLIANSCPTLKSLLVYEIEEGWPLLKMLQQFENLESLTVRVAHFEVKPSEDEDLRLGKLKSLTLDGVEFENPFDFFHQLGQFAPRLQELQFAQYDDSCNENYHLTVLKAVLQLKLPLLMKLVLFDNSSYFPSHVFNQFNLFPKLKELRLAYCGLSAWNRSIVVPGVEKLALDIYELTTFQLRNLLKMFPSLVTLDAVEPEDPLNFRIDDLPRTSLLCDFNVRKRGFNIIDEWVL from the exons ATGATGAAAATAAACAATTTTCCGGAAGAG ATTCTCGAAGTGATATTCAGTCATCTTCCGTTGAAAGATCGTAAGAATGTTTCGCTGGTGCGCCGGGACTGGGCCCGGTTAGCATTTTCAAGACCTTGTTTGGAATCAACTGAGCTGAATATCGATGGTTCGAAGGCTGCCGATGTATCGCCGCTGGAACACAGTCAACGAAAGTACCGATTCGTTTGCTTCCGCATGGATTGTAGCAGCCTCGAAAACCGCCAACTGGAAGGGATTCGAAGCGTACTGTGTAAGTTTAGCTGTACGATCATGCGGTTGCGATTTGTGTGGGACACCATGGATGTTCCATTCGATCTGAGATTGCTGTTGCATCTAATAGAATTCACACCTTCTTTGAGGGAATTGATCGTGGAAGATTCCACCAACCAGTATGATGAACAAAATGTAGACCCTTCCGtggaaattcaaagctttcataacTTGGAGAAACTGACCATTCCCAACTGTGTGATGGACAACATTCAGTTTGATGTAGCTAGATTGGCCCCTAATGTAAAGCATGTCAGCCTATCGACCACAGGGAGACACTTATGGACCGCTCTTCATCTGGTTGGTGCCCAAATACGAAGCATGAGCCTGAAGACCGAGACGAAAGGCGTCTTCAGACAACTCTGGGCAATAGAACCATATTCGCTAGAAAAGCTTCACCTGCATAGGCTATGTAGCGATCTGATGGAGCCTAGCGACCTCAAACTCAACGATGTAGTCGTATTCTTCTCACAGTGTAGAGTCCTGACCGTCCTTGGACTTGAGCTACAAGTGCCATGCAGCGTTATCCAGCTAATTGCAAACAGTTGTCCTACGTTGAAGTCTCTGCTGGTTTATGAAATTGAGGAAGGATGGCCACTGCTGAAAATGTTGCAGcaatttgaaaatcttgaaagTCTCACAGTAAGGGTAGCTCATTTTGAAGTGAAGCCTTCGGAAGATGAAGACTTGCGGCTGGGTAAGTTGAAGAGCCTCACCCTAGATGGAGTGGAGTTCGAGAATCCATTTGACTTTTTCCATCAACTGGGCCAGTTTGCGCCGCGATTGCAAGAACTGCAATTTGCTCAGTACGATGATAGCTGCAACGAAAATTATCACTTGACTGTGCTGAAGGCGGTACTCCAGCTAAAGCTGCCGCTATTGATGAAACTCGTTCTGTTTGATaac TCAAGTTACTTCCCATCGCATGTCTTCAATCAGTTCAATTTGTTTCCGAAGCTTAAGGAGCTTCGACTGGCATACTGTGGACTATCAGCGTGGAATCGATCTATTGTTGTTCCCGGCGTTGAGAAGTTGGCGCTAGATATTTATGAG CTAACAACCTTCCAGCTTCGTAATCTTTTGAAGATGTTTCCCTCGTTGGTCACACTAGATGCAGTTGAACCGGAAGATCCACTCAACTTTAGAATCGATGACCTACCCAGAACGTCTTTGCTTTGCGATTTCAATGTCCGTAAGCGGGGTTTCAATATTATAGATGAATGGGTATTGTAA